A genome region from Archaeoglobus fulgidus DSM 4304 includes the following:
- a CDS encoding thiolase domain-containing protein, producing MEVERISGLKFHKKQDVAIVGAGMTTFKRRLNETGRELSYLAVKQALEEAGLTIDDIEMVVMGSAPDAFDGFHMKGEYLLDGSGGSNRPYMRVFVGGGTGVFAPIAGYWHVASGLADVCLVVCEEKMSSVHPHPQSAFKYIWDPILDRPLNPNLIWIFALEMRRYMHVHNIKHEDIALVSVKNKANALDHPCAQVAEKITVEDVLNSEPMALPVRRLDVSPPSDGAAALIMVAPHIARQLTDNPVWVTGVGWALDTTWWTNRDLYFPRYVAEAAKMAYRMAHITDPRKEIDVAEPYDPFDYKELHHMEGLGLAKKGEAPILTREGVTQRDGDLPTCPSGGLLGVGNPIAATMGVKACEIYWQLAYRAGKRQVAKEVTTGVCQAWGDLMQVGTVMVMSNKR from the coding sequence ATGGAAGTTGAGAGGATAAGCGGTTTGAAGTTTCACAAGAAGCAGGATGTGGCCATTGTAGGAGCGGGAATGACCACCTTCAAGAGGAGGCTCAATGAAACGGGAAGAGAGCTGAGCTACCTTGCTGTAAAGCAGGCTTTAGAGGAGGCTGGCCTTACGATTGACGACATTGAGATGGTGGTGATGGGCTCTGCACCAGACGCCTTCGATGGCTTCCACATGAAGGGAGAGTACCTGCTCGACGGCTCTGGTGGGAGTAACCGCCCTTACATGAGAGTTTTCGTCGGTGGTGGAACTGGAGTCTTTGCCCCAATCGCTGGCTACTGGCACGTTGCAAGCGGTTTAGCTGATGTCTGCCTTGTCGTTTGCGAGGAGAAGATGTCTTCAGTCCATCCCCATCCCCAGTCGGCTTTCAAGTACATCTGGGACCCCATCCTCGACCGCCCGCTTAACCCCAACCTGATATGGATTTTCGCACTCGAAATGCGCCGATACATGCACGTCCACAACATAAAGCACGAGGATATCGCTTTGGTTTCTGTCAAGAACAAGGCAAATGCTTTGGATCATCCGTGTGCTCAGGTGGCGGAAAAGATTACTGTTGAGGATGTTCTCAACAGCGAGCCGATGGCATTGCCCGTGAGAAGGCTCGACGTCTCACCGCCATCAGACGGAGCTGCAGCGCTGATAATGGTCGCCCCGCACATTGCGAGGCAGCTAACCGACAACCCAGTCTGGGTGACGGGAGTTGGCTGGGCCCTCGACACGACCTGGTGGACCAACAGAGACCTCTACTTCCCGCGCTATGTGGCTGAGGCTGCGAAGATGGCTTACAGGATGGCCCACATCACTGACCCAAGAAAGGAGATTGACGTTGCTGAACCCTACGACCCCTTCGACTACAAGGAGCTGCACCACATGGAGGGATTGGGATTGGCGAAGAAAGGTGAGGCTCCAATTCTGACAAGGGAAGGAGTTACGCAGAGAGACGGTGACTTGCCCACCTGCCCGTCAGGAGGTCTGCTTGGTGTTGGAAATCCAATTGCAGCTACAATGGGTGTTAAGGCGTGCGAAATCTACTGGCAGCTCGCCTACAGGGCTGGAAAGAGACAGGTGGCGAAGGAAGTCACAACAGGAGTATGTCAGGCATGGGGAGACCTGATGCAGGTTGGAACTGTTATGGTTATGTCTAACAAGAGGTGA
- a CDS encoding exonuclease domain-containing protein, which translates to MEGSLRKVQFLSIDLETTGLNQKKDEIIAIGAVPIIGTRILAGESYYRLLRPEKFKHESMKFHGLDPARLKTAHDFSEIAEEVADLLRGKVLVGYAIELDYGFLKRALKREGYKVENKRIDVIDFEKAVCYILGERPVGEMTLDNLAKKYRVEVSYRHNALADAFITAQIFQVQLLKILKYGIKTIDMLFDLIKRVERDRQYHIF; encoded by the coding sequence ATGGAGGGCAGTTTAAGGAAAGTACAGTTTCTGTCGATAGACCTGGAAACCACAGGCTTAAACCAGAAAAAAGATGAAATCATCGCAATAGGAGCAGTCCCAATAATCGGAACAAGAATTTTGGCCGGAGAAAGCTACTACAGGCTTCTCAGACCGGAAAAATTCAAGCATGAGTCGATGAAGTTCCACGGCCTCGACCCCGCAAGACTGAAGACGGCACACGACTTCTCAGAGATTGCTGAAGAAGTTGCGGACCTCTTAAGGGGAAAGGTGCTGGTGGGTTACGCGATAGAACTCGACTATGGCTTCCTAAAGAGAGCTTTAAAGAGAGAGGGCTACAAAGTGGAGAACAAGAGGATAGATGTTATAGACTTCGAAAAGGCGGTCTGCTACATTCTCGGAGAGAGACCGGTAGGGGAAATGACTCTGGACAATTTGGCAAAGAAATACAGGGTTGAGGTAAGCTACAGGCACAACGCCCTCGCCGATGCCTTCATAACGGCCCAGATTTTTCAGGTTCAGCTTCTTAAAATTCTGAAGTACGGAATAAAAACTATCGATATGCTGTTTGATCTTATAAAGAGAGTTGAGAGAGACCGCCAGTATCACATTTTCTAA
- a CDS encoding CoA transferase produces the protein MKKLLGAEDLFDRDEPLKGVRVLEVCSVVLGPAATDYLAEFGAEVIKFEARRGDQMRYVTPYAYFWRNLSPGLLEQNHNKYWVGMHLGHPKARELFYEFVKRSDVVVDNLTPGRLSKWGISYDRLREINPRIIQLHVSGFGSWGPYTGRTSYDAIAQSEGGLAYITGFEGRGPLKSGVWIADWTTALMCAVAIVAALNYRERTGEGQYIDYSQVENVIRFLDWTWTYVDMTGENRERVGNRDLAICPSDLFDCKDGWVAIVAFSEEEFKGLCQAMGRMDLYEKFADPLERLKDENARLILKEIAEWAKTKTVKDVEELADKYGFAASHVIEVDEAYYSEHLRERGAIMAYDDPLYGEFVEPCYPPRMETPSRLKWGARPLGFDNEFVLTKYLGLSMDEIEQLYEEGVIYRWNPDVKPQCPPPDWDGKKGLKFP, from the coding sequence ATGAAAAAATTGCTCGGTGCTGAAGACCTCTTTGACAGGGATGAGCCCCTCAAGGGCGTTAGGGTTCTTGAGGTTTGCAGCGTCGTTCTCGGACCTGCAGCAACAGACTATCTGGCTGAGTTTGGGGCAGAGGTGATAAAGTTCGAAGCCCGCAGGGGAGACCAGATGCGCTACGTCACTCCGTACGCCTACTTCTGGAGAAACCTCTCTCCGGGACTGCTGGAGCAGAACCACAACAAGTACTGGGTTGGCATGCACCTCGGCCACCCTAAGGCGAGAGAGCTCTTCTACGAGTTCGTGAAGCGGAGCGATGTGGTCGTGGACAACCTCACTCCCGGAAGGCTTTCAAAGTGGGGTATTAGCTACGACAGGCTGAGAGAGATTAATCCGAGGATTATACAGCTTCACGTCTCTGGTTTCGGAAGCTGGGGACCATACACTGGAAGAACTTCCTACGATGCGATTGCTCAGAGCGAGGGTGGCTTGGCTTACATTACTGGCTTTGAGGGGAGAGGCCCGCTCAAGTCGGGTGTGTGGATTGCTGACTGGACAACTGCTCTGATGTGTGCAGTTGCTATCGTTGCAGCCCTGAACTACAGGGAGAGGACAGGAGAAGGGCAGTACATCGACTATTCTCAGGTTGAGAACGTCATCAGATTTCTGGACTGGACTTGGACCTACGTGGATATGACAGGAGAGAACAGGGAGAGAGTGGGGAACAGGGATCTGGCAATCTGCCCCTCTGACCTATTCGACTGCAAGGATGGATGGGTTGCAATCGTTGCTTTCAGCGAAGAGGAGTTCAAAGGCCTGTGCCAGGCTATGGGGAGAATGGATCTCTACGAGAAGTTTGCCGACCCGCTTGAGAGGCTGAAGGATGAGAATGCGAGGCTGATTCTGAAGGAAATTGCTGAGTGGGCAAAAACCAAGACGGTTAAGGATGTTGAGGAGCTTGCAGACAAATACGGCTTTGCAGCCTCACATGTTATTGAGGTTGACGAGGCCTACTACAGCGAGCATCTGAGGGAGAGGGGGGCAATTATGGCCTACGACGACCCACTGTATGGGGAATTTGTTGAACCTTGCTACCCGCCAAGGATGGAAACGCCTTCAAGGCTGAAGTGGGGTGCGAGGCCATTGGGCTTTGACAATGAGTTTGTACTGACAAAGTACCTCGGCCTGAGCATGGATGAAATCGAGCAGCTTTACGAGGAGGGCGTCATCTACAGGTGGAATCCAGACGTGAAGCCGCAGTGCCCTCCGCCGGACTGGGACGGAAAGAAGGGGTTGAAGTTCCCGTGA
- a CDS encoding sodium:solute symporter family protein translates to MAQVEAPVIGITVLYFLAIIIIGYYSRQRLKSATDYYVAGRQVGAVVNGLALESTYLSPASMLGLPAYIFILGYPFWWAMSAIIAGMPIATLLTASALRKYAPTSFADYYADRYNDQRLRWLVGIVTVIGAVLYITLSLVGMALFLLAVAKVPYIIGLIVGTIIVMLYVVWGGMIATSWNAAFQAFLMTVAAVIAAAVIVIKLGGLGGFYEAVLANNPKFWNTPSDPEPPHLLSGTWIAVIGWFFVWHYGFATMPYTVVRFFTTMDIKTARRSIFWCTLAAGIFYMALEIIGAASKLMIETGPMGGEGANAVKILQSYMAQYGVGGWTDYSMIAAVEALQNPWVLGILCAGGLAIAMSTAAGWVMVVNTLLTRDWGDMLLKSKFAKEKPVTLARIISVIFLIVGFLVAINPPGLVLDLSGWAFVVIISALGPGLVLGLWWKRATRAAMWTTAIVMTPLHLYAWLKAKLVLGHHAFFFLNDVLFGNAKALITPHQVWAIPVGFLLFIIVSLITKPVEEEAVQKYCVELTKEV, encoded by the coding sequence ATGGCTCAGGTGGAGGCACCGGTCATAGGAATTACAGTGCTGTACTTCCTGGCCATAATTATAATAGGATACTATTCGAGGCAAAGGCTGAAGAGCGCTACAGACTACTACGTTGCTGGAAGGCAGGTTGGCGCTGTTGTTAACGGTCTTGCACTGGAATCTACTTACCTGAGCCCTGCTTCGATGCTCGGACTACCGGCATACATCTTCATCCTCGGCTACCCCTTCTGGTGGGCGATGTCGGCCATAATTGCTGGAATGCCCATTGCAACTCTGCTGACAGCATCAGCACTGAGAAAGTACGCACCAACAAGCTTTGCTGACTACTACGCTGACAGGTACAACGACCAGAGGCTCAGATGGCTTGTGGGTATAGTTACAGTGATTGGTGCGGTGCTCTACATAACGCTCTCGCTTGTGGGTATGGCCCTCTTCCTGTTAGCTGTCGCAAAAGTGCCCTACATCATTGGACTGATAGTTGGAACGATTATAGTGATGCTCTACGTTGTGTGGGGCGGAATGATAGCAACGAGCTGGAACGCTGCCTTCCAGGCGTTCCTGATGACTGTTGCTGCAGTTATTGCTGCTGCAGTAATTGTTATCAAGCTCGGAGGACTTGGAGGATTTTACGAGGCTGTTTTGGCCAACAATCCCAAGTTCTGGAACACCCCGAGCGACCCTGAGCCACCCCACCTCCTCAGCGGAACGTGGATTGCAGTTATTGGCTGGTTCTTCGTCTGGCACTACGGATTCGCAACGATGCCCTACACCGTCGTGAGGTTCTTCACAACCATGGACATCAAGACCGCAAGAAGAAGCATTTTCTGGTGCACTCTCGCTGCAGGCATTTTCTACATGGCTCTGGAAATTATCGGTGCTGCCTCAAAGCTTATGATTGAAACAGGCCCGATGGGAGGAGAGGGAGCCAATGCGGTCAAAATCCTTCAGAGCTACATGGCCCAGTATGGAGTTGGAGGGTGGACTGACTACTCAATGATTGCAGCAGTTGAGGCCTTACAGAATCCATGGGTTCTCGGTATCCTCTGTGCTGGCGGTTTAGCAATTGCAATGTCAACTGCAGCAGGATGGGTTATGGTTGTCAACACTCTTCTGACAAGGGACTGGGGAGACATGCTTCTGAAGAGCAAGTTTGCTAAGGAGAAGCCGGTGACTCTGGCCAGGATAATCTCAGTAATATTCCTGATCGTGGGATTCCTCGTTGCCATCAACCCGCCGGGACTTGTGCTTGACCTGTCAGGATGGGCATTCGTCGTCATCATCTCCGCCCTCGGTCCAGGACTTGTGCTGGGACTGTGGTGGAAGAGGGCAACGAGAGCGGCGATGTGGACAACAGCAATAGTCATGACCCCACTGCACCTCTACGCATGGCTGAAGGCAAAGCTCGTGCTCGGGCATCATGCCTTCTTCTTCCTCAACGACGTGCTGTTTGGCAACGCAAAGGCCCTGATTACGCCACACCAAGTCTGGGCAATTCCAGTGGGCTTCCTGCTGTTCATCATCGTGTCTCTCATAACCAAGCCCGTTGAGGAGGAGGCTGTACAGAAGTACTGCGTTGAGCTGACCAAGGAGGTTTAA
- a CDS encoding thiolase domain-containing protein: MVAVVGVGYAGFNSTTPDLSWKEIMYEAAVRAYTDAGINPRRDVDSFVTCAEDIYEGFAIFDEFVPDQLGAVVKPTCTVTADFLYGVATAYMHINSGLADIAVVEAHSKASDIQTFGNVVKFAMDPIWLRNVGNAHPYYLAALEMFQYMAERCLSEEDVARVVVKNKNNALLNPAAPYAANVTLDDVMASPKLFDPMKKMEIAPLADGCVVFVLASDEVARKLTDNPVWVKGIGWWSETYGYDTASFSAMYAYKAAKMAYKMAGIANPAKEVDFAEVDDRFAFKEMQHIEALQLAGKFDVARLMAEGYFDRDGAKPVNVSGGSLGVGNLLECTGGQKALEVVLQLRGEAGKRQLSDVEVGVAQAWRYLPTHSGAVAVFGV, translated from the coding sequence ATGGTAGCTGTTGTGGGAGTTGGTTATGCGGGTTTCAACTCCACCACGCCCGACCTGAGCTGGAAAGAAATTATGTACGAGGCTGCGGTCAGAGCCTACACCGATGCTGGCATAAATCCGCGCAGGGATGTGGACAGCTTTGTAACGTGTGCTGAGGACATATACGAGGGCTTTGCCATTTTCGACGAGTTCGTCCCGGACCAGCTCGGAGCGGTGGTGAAGCCGACGTGCACCGTAACGGCAGACTTCCTCTATGGCGTTGCGACGGCATACATGCACATAAACAGTGGGCTGGCGGACATCGCAGTTGTTGAAGCCCACAGCAAGGCGAGTGACATTCAGACATTTGGCAATGTTGTTAAGTTTGCGATGGACCCGATATGGCTGAGGAACGTTGGAAATGCCCATCCATATTACCTCGCTGCTCTCGAAATGTTCCAGTACATGGCTGAGAGGTGTCTCAGCGAGGAAGACGTGGCAAGGGTTGTAGTGAAGAACAAGAACAACGCCCTGCTCAATCCTGCAGCCCCTTACGCTGCAAACGTAACTCTTGACGACGTCATGGCGAGCCCTAAGCTCTTTGACCCCATGAAAAAGATGGAAATAGCTCCTCTTGCTGACGGCTGTGTTGTCTTTGTCCTTGCAAGCGATGAGGTGGCGAGGAAGCTGACAGACAACCCAGTCTGGGTTAAGGGAATTGGATGGTGGAGCGAAACCTACGGCTACGATACTGCGAGCTTCTCTGCAATGTATGCCTACAAGGCAGCAAAGATGGCCTACAAGATGGCGGGAATAGCCAATCCCGCCAAGGAGGTGGACTTTGCTGAGGTTGACGACAGGTTTGCCTTCAAGGAGATGCAGCACATCGAAGCATTGCAGCTTGCTGGCAAATTCGACGTTGCAAGGCTTATGGCTGAGGGCTACTTCGACAGGGATGGTGCCAAGCCGGTAAACGTTTCTGGAGGAAGTCTGGGAGTTGGCAATCTGCTGGAGTGCACAGGAGGGCAGAAAGCTTTAGAGGTGGTTCTGCAGCTTCGCGGTGAAGCGGGCAAGAGGCAGCTTAGCGATGTGGAGGTTGGAGTGGCTCAGGCATGGCGCTACCTGCCGACGCACAGCGGTGCTGTAGCAGTTTTTGGTGTGTAA
- a CDS encoding Zn-ribbon domain-containing OB-fold protein produces the protein MAVGKKDIECPPYAEGTPLSDADIKEKRVTYVEDHPDIRYSWTAGQAISKFLNGLKEGKILGVKCNKCGRVMVPPRMFCELCYKPIDGWVELKDTGTVETFSISYIDPDARPLPEPVIVAVISIDGASPHMGIMHILDEVKPEDVYIGMKVKAVWKSEEEREGAITDIKYWKPLEG, from the coding sequence ATGGCTGTAGGCAAAAAGGATATTGAGTGCCCTCCCTATGCTGAAGGCACACCGCTAAGCGATGCGGATATCAAGGAAAAGAGGGTTACCTACGTTGAGGACCACCCTGACATCCGCTACTCGTGGACTGCAGGACAGGCGATAAGCAAGTTTCTTAACGGCCTGAAGGAGGGCAAAATTTTGGGTGTGAAGTGCAACAAGTGCGGTAGAGTTATGGTTCCACCCAGAATGTTCTGTGAGCTCTGCTACAAGCCCATCGACGGATGGGTTGAGCTTAAAGATACGGGGACGGTTGAGACCTTCTCTATATCCTACATCGACCCCGATGCGAGGCCACTGCCTGAGCCGGTTATTGTTGCAGTGATTTCCATAGATGGAGCCTCACCGCACATGGGAATCATGCACATTCTCGATGAAGTGAAGCCTGAGGACGTTTACATCGGAATGAAGGTCAAAGCAGTGTGGAAGAGCGAAGAGGAGAGGGAGGGAGCGATTACAGACATTAAGTACTGGAAGCCGTTGGAGGGGTGA
- a CDS encoding CoA transferase: MEEKAIVGMALDPQYARFIYNETNPDDVMRKPEAIDDMVVLDMSYGNYAGLFASSLLAELGAEVIRIEPPEGDIARKMTPYGIMVKDAGLAYLTEGRNKFHVTLNIEKEEGRELLKRLVKKADVLIESFKPGYMDSLGIGYRHLKEINPGLIYCAVNTYGQFGEDAKKHSNQPDYDMTDQARGVVMSVTGEPELDPEVPQEYKKPLKHGNWMGWYVGGTWAAFGILLAMFYKRKTGKGQMIDAAPPEGMMAISNYLMQYFHLTKNKMVRAGNFDYAVFPYTYVRCKDGYAFMSGFTDPNWAALCEIMNRPDLQQQFPTIKERLTPENQPKIQHEIEKFTMNYTAAELLEIVTEYSRRPDKKGTVVTGRLNAPKEVLDIEHFKVKRMFVKMKDPHYGEVLVPNSTLRFMSKTPGRVKWVCRPIGADNEYIYGKYLGISGKKLEELKEKGIV; this comes from the coding sequence ATGGAGGAGAAGGCGATTGTTGGAATGGCCCTCGACCCCCAGTATGCCAGATTCATCTACAACGAAACCAATCCCGACGACGTGATGAGAAAGCCCGAGGCAATAGACGACATGGTCGTCCTTGATATGAGCTACGGGAACTACGCCGGGCTGTTTGCATCGTCTCTGCTTGCTGAGCTTGGGGCGGAGGTTATCAGGATCGAGCCGCCTGAAGGAGACATTGCCAGAAAAATGACGCCTTACGGCATAATGGTCAAGGATGCAGGTTTGGCTTATCTGACTGAGGGAAGAAACAAGTTTCACGTTACGCTCAACATTGAAAAGGAAGAGGGCAGAGAACTCCTTAAGAGGCTTGTCAAGAAGGCCGATGTTCTTATTGAATCCTTCAAGCCGGGATACATGGATTCTCTGGGCATTGGCTACAGGCATCTGAAAGAAATCAATCCCGGACTGATTTACTGTGCTGTAAACACCTACGGCCAGTTCGGAGAGGATGCGAAGAAGCATTCAAATCAGCCCGACTATGACATGACTGATCAGGCTAGGGGAGTTGTAATGTCGGTGACAGGCGAGCCAGAGCTTGACCCTGAAGTTCCACAGGAGTACAAGAAACCTCTCAAACACGGAAACTGGATGGGGTGGTATGTTGGCGGTACGTGGGCGGCTTTTGGAATTCTTTTGGCGATGTTCTACAAGAGAAAGACGGGAAAGGGGCAGATGATTGATGCCGCCCCGCCAGAGGGGATGATGGCAATCTCCAACTACCTGATGCAGTACTTCCACCTCACCAAGAACAAGATGGTAAGGGCTGGCAATTTCGACTACGCTGTCTTCCCCTACACCTACGTGAGATGCAAGGACGGCTACGCCTTCATGTCGGGCTTCACTGATCCAAACTGGGCTGCCCTCTGCGAGATAATGAACCGCCCCGATCTGCAGCAGCAGTTCCCCACAATCAAGGAAAGGCTGACTCCAGAGAACCAGCCCAAGATTCAGCATGAGATTGAGAAGTTCACAATGAACTACACTGCTGCGGAGCTTCTTGAAATTGTGACTGAGTACTCAAGAAGGCCCGACAAGAAGGGGACGGTTGTTACTGGCAGATTAAACGCTCCAAAGGAGGTTCTGGACATTGAGCACTTCAAGGTCAAGAGGATGTTCGTAAAAATGAAGGACCCGCACTACGGTGAGGTGCTTGTCCCCAACTCAACGCTGAGGTTCATGTCCAAAACTCCGGGAAGAGTTAAGTGGGTCTGCAGGCCGATTGGGGCTGATAACGAGTACATTTATGGGAAGTATCTGGGTATTTCGGGTAAGAAGCTTGAGGAGCTAAAGGAGAAAGGAATTGTTTAA
- a CDS encoding CBS domain-containing protein, which yields MLPPKEFLRKIKPFNLLKEEELEKIVGELEVEAYEEGEEIIKRGENSNYVYFVYSGVVGVYENGELIDRFSRGEIFGLTHNPQRVAVAEEDTICYLIKKDVFMDIMEKNKLFSDFFKSFEEKRFSRIPDLFREEEITDRLFLTRVGELISKKPVVCSPYTSIRDAAIKMELNGVGSIVVVDDNLKPLGILTSKDFRTFIIYGKSHQEKVSAYMTSPVVAVDYSTPVFEAHLELLKRGINHLVVTENGKVRGVITANDILTLFEPTTSLIVLYRKLKKAKSLEEIKNTFKNLTKSISSLVMRGMHFYDLSNILTEIYDYLVVKVIEMEKERFEREWGKLPSFAWVHMGSSARKEQVIATDQDNAIVHEGDGEGLSQFAESVNNALDYVGIPKCRGGYMAMNWCKSVEEWKSVFSEWFIKLTPDNLRFLSVFLDLRVIYGDEKLCKELIEHIKREHTSQSLRYLAYDATIAEPPLGLFGLRMKKEIDLKMNGIYPIVNGVRVLALEHGLIEVTNTRERLEELKEAHVMDADLAESLKETYEFLQDLRLRLQAKEVVEGKKADNVIKVSEIDRIEAFVLKEGFKVIKKFQNFLKGHYSIERGL from the coding sequence ATGCTGCCGCCTAAAGAGTTTTTGAGAAAAATAAAACCCTTCAATCTACTGAAAGAGGAAGAGCTTGAGAAAATAGTTGGCGAGCTGGAAGTGGAGGCTTACGAGGAGGGCGAGGAGATAATAAAGCGCGGGGAGAACAGCAATTACGTTTACTTCGTTTACTCTGGCGTTGTCGGAGTATATGAAAATGGAGAGCTAATTGACCGGTTCTCAAGGGGAGAAATATTTGGCCTTACGCATAACCCGCAGAGGGTTGCTGTAGCTGAGGAGGACACGATTTGCTACCTCATCAAGAAAGACGTCTTCATGGACATCATGGAAAAAAACAAGCTTTTCTCAGACTTTTTCAAATCTTTTGAGGAGAAAAGGTTTAGCAGAATTCCTGACCTCTTCAGGGAGGAAGAAATTACTGACAGGTTATTTCTGACAAGAGTTGGAGAGCTTATTTCAAAAAAACCGGTTGTCTGCAGTCCATACACGTCAATCAGAGACGCTGCAATTAAGATGGAGCTTAACGGAGTCGGTTCGATTGTGGTGGTGGATGACAATCTCAAACCCCTCGGAATACTAACGAGCAAGGACTTTAGAACCTTCATTATCTACGGAAAAAGCCACCAGGAAAAAGTTTCCGCGTACATGACTTCTCCAGTAGTTGCTGTTGACTACTCAACACCGGTGTTCGAGGCCCATCTCGAGCTACTGAAGAGGGGCATAAATCACCTTGTTGTCACAGAGAACGGAAAGGTGAGGGGCGTAATAACGGCCAACGACATCTTAACACTCTTTGAGCCAACAACCTCCCTCATCGTGCTGTACAGAAAACTGAAAAAGGCCAAGAGCCTCGAAGAAATAAAAAACACGTTTAAGAATTTGACAAAATCGATTTCTTCCCTTGTAATGCGAGGTATGCACTTCTACGACCTTTCCAACATACTGACGGAAATCTACGACTATCTGGTTGTAAAGGTGATTGAGATGGAAAAGGAGAGATTTGAGAGGGAGTGGGGAAAGCTGCCCTCTTTCGCATGGGTGCACATGGGAAGCTCAGCCAGGAAGGAGCAGGTAATTGCAACCGACCAGGACAACGCAATCGTTCATGAGGGTGACGGAGAGGGGCTCAGCCAATTTGCGGAGAGTGTCAACAACGCTCTCGATTACGTTGGAATTCCGAAATGCAGGGGAGGGTACATGGCGATGAACTGGTGCAAGAGCGTTGAAGAGTGGAAAAGCGTTTTTTCAGAGTGGTTTATCAAGCTGACACCAGACAACCTCAGATTCCTCTCAGTATTTCTCGACCTGAGGGTCATCTACGGAGACGAAAAACTCTGCAAAGAGTTGATTGAGCACATCAAGAGGGAGCACACTTCTCAATCCCTACGATACCTCGCCTACGATGCCACGATAGCGGAACCTCCCCTTGGGCTTTTTGGGTTAAGAATGAAGAAGGAAATTGACCTAAAGATGAACGGAATATACCCTATTGTAAACGGTGTGAGGGTTCTTGCTTTAGAGCACGGATTAATCGAAGTAACTAACACGAGGGAAAGGCTGGAAGAGCTTAAGGAGGCTCATGTAATGGACGCAGACCTTGCCGAGTCCCTTAAGGAAACTTACGAGTTTCTCCAGGATTTAAGGCTTAGACTCCAGGCGAAAGAGGTTGTTGAGGGCAAAAAAGCTGATAACGTCATCAAAGTGTCTGAGATCGACAGAATCGAGGCCTTCGTCCTTAAAGAGGGCTTCAAGGTTATCAAAAAGTTCCAGAACTTTTTAAAGGGGCATTACAGCATTGAGAGGGGTCTTTAA